Below is a genomic region from Lonsdalea populi.
CTGGCCTTGAGCCTGTCCGGCAGCACGGTGTTGGACCTGCAACTGATGGCCGAATGGCTGGCGCCGCTGAAAGCGCATCCGCAGCGGGCCTCGCGCCTGATTCTGGAACTGGACGAAAACCAACTGCCCGACGCGCAGCAGCTTGATCTGCTGGTCAAACTGCTCAACGAGTTCGGCTGCAAACTGGGGCTACAGCACTTCGGCGGCCGCTTTACCATTATCGGCAATCTGTCAAAATGGGGCCTCGCCTACCTGAAAATCGACGGCAGCTATATTCGTGGTATCGATCAAGCGGAAGATAAGAAGGTGTTTATTACGGCGCTACAACGCGCGATGAATAGCATTGATTTGCCGCTGATTGCAGAACGGGTGGAAACGAAAGGCGAACTGGAGGAGCTGCGCGCGCTGGGCATTAAAGGCGCAATGGGCCGACTGTTGGGAGAACCTTTCCCGGTGTTATTTTCCTGAGACTAAACAACGGACTTACCGGTCTCGGCAAGTCCGTTGCGTTATGACTGGCGTTCAAAACATACTCTCTTCATCATCGCGAATCAGCGCATCCAATCCTCCCAACGCCTCACGCGCCTGCGCTCGCTGAATCAATTTCAGCTGCGCCGCCTGCGGGAAATCCGTGATATTCAGCAACCCTTTGCTCATCAGCACCTGGATCAGGTCTTCCAGCACACGCACCATTTCCAGATCGCTGTTGCGCAGTTGTTCCAGACTAGAAAGAATCGACCGTTGATTATTCATCCACGCCAGTGCCTCAACCGAGTCCTGCGGCAGCTCGCCGTTCATCCCATCGAAGGGGGAACGCTCCACCTGAACCAAGTTACCGTCGTTGTCTCGTAATATATAAAACATAGGCTGTCCTTTTACATACCGCCAATAAGGAAACCGGACGCATAACGCCCGGTTTCCTTTTATTACCTACTGCGAGTGAGTCTTGATGA
It encodes:
- a CDS encoding tryptophan synthase subunit beta → MFYILRDNDGNLVQVERSPFDGMNGELPQDSVEALAWMNNQRSILSSLEQLRNSDLEMVRVLEDLIQVLMSKGLLNITDFPQAAQLKLIQRAQAREALGGLDALIRDDEESMF